The proteins below come from a single Danaus plexippus chromosome 20, MEX_DaPlex, whole genome shotgun sequence genomic window:
- the LOC116773846 gene encoding transient receptor potential channel pyrexia translates to MNIVCSLPYNEGARDSFTSLQLTDNSRRASPAPTARMPTTRSLLTKRWFRSRRTEDPEDGPRSLQTMDRRPRVARVLSSPARTQTTPLDEESMERAYPSMGHLEYVLAGSSPPAESAPNMYDSFEEPPLDLTAHICADSIRQSAYEQMRTAGGRLRLLDELESNVISKETAINTFTTASEAERNVCLFWSSFLKLDHFLPALLEAGADPLYFDALGLSPLHVAAFSGSTECANYLLSCGADPNYMPRCFVPLHSAAFGNSVQVANLLISRGASVHAAVKYVNCEGGLLHCAVRANAVECLKLFISHGVDVNQIEPGGTNAIHLAADLGMIQCLTILLATPGADPNVRTRVGDRESTALHLAADGGFGECVDLLLSKGADATLKNHRGFTALHLAARSASLECVESLLRKGNAEPNSMDFDKRTPLHAAIGKCDSACDIIETLISWGANVNQKDEYGFTPLHLAALDGLSACVETLIYHGADVTTRSKKGNSALNVIARKTPASLAMITRKLDCAITLHHSQTSNREVELELDFRSILQHCYPREISYLNTFVDEGQKEVLLHPLCSAFLYIKWEKIRKYYVARLFLSFIFVLCLTLYVLTALAHNCYNGSKDMEETIQEQELCQKQSILGDLLRKNPFVIEMQWWVLAGITIFEIFRKVYGIAGYSTVKQYLMQSENIIEWFVIVSVFLISYIYTNITYTWQNHVGAFAVLAGWTNLMMMIGQLPVFGTYVAMYQKVQKEFAKLLMAYSCILIGFTISFCVIFPDSSSFANPFMGFITVLTMMIGELNLDLLLNEPDGNDPPVLLEFSAQITYVLFLMFVTVVLMNLLVGIAVHDIQGLRKTAGLSKLVRQTKLISYMELALFNGYLPKCLLKILHSSALVSPQAYRVVLSVKPLNPSEKRLPRDIMMAAYDIAKMRKQYGHTISSNGSTTGAYSCFKKYENNNDSGYREYGYSSGLGSIQARLDETSESVRQLTQEVKELKKLINAQQLVIQQALASAVDNR, encoded by the coding sequence atgaatatagtaTGTAGTCTCCCTTATAACGAAGGTGCGCGCGATTCATTCACATCATTGCAATTGACGGACAATAGCAGACGAGCCAGTCCCGCGCCGACCGCCCGCATGCCCACAACGCGTAGTCTTCTCACCAAGCGCTGGTTCCGCAGCCGCCGGACCGAAGACCCCGAGGATGGCCCGCGTTCCCTCCAGACTATGGACCGCAGGCCCCGCGTCGCACGAGTCCTCAGTTCCCCCGCGAGGACGCAGACCACGCCCCTCGATGAGGAATCCATGGAACGAGCCTACCCCTCCATGGGGCACTTGGAATATGTCCTGGCCGGTTCTTCCCCGCCCGCCGAGAGCGCCCCCAACATGTATGACAGCTTCGAAGAACCTCCGCTGGACTTAACTGCGCATATATGCGCCGACTCGATACGTCAGAGCGCTTACGAACAGATGCGAACCGCCGGTGGTCGATTACGATTACTCGATGAGTTAGAATCGAATGTCATATCTAAGGAGACGGCTATTAACACTTTTACAACTGCTTCGGAGGCCGAGAGGaatgtctgtttgttttggAGTTCATTCCTGAAATTAGACCATTTCTTGCCGGCTTTGCTCGAGGCAGGCGCTGACCCTTTATACTTTGATGCGCTTGGGTTGTCTCCGTTACATGTAGCGGCTTTTAGCGGTTCAACGGAATGCGCGAATTACTTGCTATCTTGCGGTGCCGATCCCAATTACATGCCGCGGTGTTTCGTGCCGCTTCACAGCGCTGCATTCGGGAACTCTGTACAGGTCGCTAATCTACTAATTAGCCGTGGAGCGTCTGTTCATGCGGCTGTAAAGTACGTTAACTGCGAAGGTGGACTGTTACATTGCGCTGTTAGAGCTAACGCTGTTGAATGtttgaaattgtttatatcGCATGGCGTAGACGTCAACCAAATCGAGCCGGGAGGTACTAATGCTATCCATCTAGCTGCCGACTTAGGAATGATCCAGTGTCTTACAATACTATTAGCGACACCGGGCGCTGATCCTAATGTTAGAACAAGGGTTGGAGATAGAGAATCTACCGCATTACACTTAGCCGCAGACGGAGGTTTTGGAGAGTGCGTTGATTTACTTCTTAGTAAAGGCGCTGACGCAACTTTAAAAAACCACAGAGGTTTTACCGCTTTACATCTCGCTGCACGTTCGGCAAGTTTGGAATGTGTAGAATCCCTGTTAAGAAAAGGTAACGCGGAACCTAACTCTATGGACTTCGATAAAAGGACACCCCTTCATGCCGCCATCGGGAAATGTGACAGCGCATGCGACATTATTGAAACGCTCATCAGTTGGGGCGCCAACGTGAACCAAAAAGACGAATATGGCTTCACACCATTACATCTCGCTGCACTCGACGGTCTATCGGCATGCGTCGAGACATTAATATATCACGGGGCCGATGTAACGACCCGATCTAAAAAAGGAAACTCGGCGCTTAATGTAATCGCGCGAAAGACGCCCGCGTCGCTTGCTATGATAACGAGGAAGTTGGATTGCGCTATCACGTTACACCATTCACAGACAAGCAACAGAGAGGTCGAACTTGAACTAGACTTTCGCAGTATACTGCAACATTGTTATCCGAGGGAAATAAGCTATCTGAATACCTTTGTAGATGAAGGGCAGAAAGAAGTATTACTACACCCCTTATGCTCGGCTTTCTTATACATCAAATGGgaaaaaatacgtaaatattacGTAGCTCGACTATTTCTAAGCTTCATATTTGTTCTATGTTTAACTTTGTATGTTTTAACAGCGCTCGCGCATAATTGCTATAATGGGAGTAAAGATATGGAGGAGACAATTCAGGAACAAGAACTGTGTCAAAAACAATCTATACTCGGAGATTTGCTTAGAAAAAATCCTTTTGTTATCGAAATGCAATGGTGGGTACTAGCTGGAATAACAATATTCGAAATATTCAGAAAAGTTTATGGCATAGCGGGCTACTCGACCGTGAAGCAATATTTGATGCaatcagaaaatataatagaatggTTTGTCATTGTGAGTGTGTTTTTGATAtcctatatttatacaaacattacaTACACTTGGCAAAACCATGTCGGAGCGTTCGCAGTGCTGGCAGGATGGACGAatctgatgatgatgatcgGCCAGTTGCCAGTGTTTGGTACCTACGTCGCTATGTATCAGAAGGTCCAAAAAGAATTTGCAAAACTATTAATGGCTTATTCTTGCATATTAATCGGATTTACTATAAGTTTTTGCGTGATATTTCCCGACTCCTCGTCTTTCGCTAATCCTTTCATGGGCTTCATAACTGTTCTGACAATGATGATCGGCGAACTCAACCTAGATCTCCTTTTAAATGAACCGGATGGCAACGATCCGCCAGTGCTATTGGAGTTTTCAGCTCAGATAACTTACGTTCTATTTCTAATGTTTGTGACGGTAGTGCTTATGAATTTACTGGTCGGTATCGCAGTTCATGACATTCAGGGATTGAGAAAAACAGCTGGTTTGTCGAAATTAGTAAGACAAACTAAACTTATATCTTACATGGAGCTAGCATTATTCAATGGCTATTTACCTAAgtgtcttttaaaaatactgcACTCTTCAGCACTTGTCTCTCCGCAAGCATATAGAGTTGTATTGAGCGTTAAACCATTAAATCCGAGTGAGAAGCGTCTCCCAAGGGATATTATGATGGCGGCGTATGATATTGCTAAAATGAGAAAACAATATGGACATACGATTTCATCAAATGGATCGACGACGGGAGCGTATTCATGTTTTAAGAAATACGAAAACAACAATGATTCCGGTTACCGAGAATACGGTTATTCATCTGGACTAGGAAGTATTCAGGCTAGATTGGATGAAACATCTGAAAGTGTACGTCAACTTACGCAAGAGGTAAAAGAGTTGAAAAAGCTAATAAATGCCCAACAACTCGTAATTCAACAAGCCCTGGCCAGCGCGGTGGACAACCGTTGA
- the LOC116773834 gene encoding myosin-2 heavy chain isoform X2 has protein sequence MPSDSTWSPPASSERRLSNSSDGSGSGSGYSKATSDSADFLATRPHTASVLPGKPAANPLQFVKVGPADLGTKAREQLRRAELAKKTEPARIERQEDWQSNLDNWKSSRRKRVEHIIERCVEVRRFENEIQPRGKSKTFNEMLEERAGRRRRNPLALYTEDDGHDLSDLGIGTSSTKSSLSEDCDTHSLASDGMDLDKNHSDVETISNCDNNRKLGSSANEYDTCTTMTISSPEPEEYTYEGAIEGYKSRIISQTNSNIVKTVVNNNVKENTPEKTNGDINRIRTSVSNKIEEKVSSFQHERANDLKNNNQKKDLPKVDIHKRREQFEREHSQELQLSKPKVPEIANKKSIKERLSCLEKFNEDIQLQKSTNDLAKLPGEVKPLKDRLNSLEKVKSANAETEKNKRLSNGDLSNSKSLRERLTSLKSQKSEEEVKVTKTEVKEVSMSIKERLSCLDAAKNKEIPKIAIEAEIISDDKIPEQTEHSELKDKLSNSSLKLNLAGIENQMQSFCRSLDSLDINDQSSPNSFDRVQSLEDFDCAEMQNNTVPSDIETEDSGIHTARDSCAPADDIADLTQVASPIGEPMAEVSEYESSNEYNDTVMTLEPAKTEKPIGMDSEPYQMNDEVQGNEEEDSDSGSNYLQAVSQPEESSATEITEIQIDKEDEDTLKSLDNQDSSVIDALELAFQELDSEESVDVAMDDTISNTTTASDAKITDNVDDLLNFDVNKKVSVTPLYENIDIFNQNLVESSDFPLDLPTNALEPPKEKPPPPPTEDGPDELLGNGNFKHTSSARRIKKEIRNKRTSFLGIEGQDDSYLDVDLKLSPRPDITSFLQEETKIEKLLYKKTLSHDNAKLRDSRDSGVDVDRGSETWYRGHSSPDTSSPHSRQNSEPYQMTVTSDEEEATKSAEQAFSKNLTTKLSGLTENGETQDNKIDHLDKKIQQQQEVLRFERELLQLEQEELRRQRENLLRDQNRIIQKSVQDISSAVTADKNVVHRVKGKNQNYRHSMPNLLLAEQPPLVIERTIMEENIKRKPFVSEEHIQSHFGVEESRKILFDDRRPAAGLVRPPQPVLPPKPRSRDSIEREITMRSSRVPSAVECVQVPVQRGPRAPDRHTHGRNYHPMSRHTLQVLSAAPTPKLISNSEWMQARPQPRQKQNNYNYNQHWLIQEAEQRRIQEQRAVQRVPNVRDGRDVTNLMGRDGRANGVRASHASHITHYANSQVIPQGRSLELGERRPEHREDKMLSVSGRRKCSHCGDELGRGAAMIIESLSLCYHVWCFSCAACGAPLGDGRAGADVRVRGRSLHCHQCYSSDDGDKYSCV, from the exons ACATCAGACAGTGCCGACTTCCTTGCCACTCGTCCTCACACAGCGTCTGTGCTGCCCGGGAAACCAGCGGCCAATCCTCTGCAGTTCGTCAAAGTAGGTCCAGCAGACCTAGGCACTAAGGCCAGGGAACAACTACGGCGCGCTGAACTAGCCAAGAAGACAGAACCAGCTAGGATCGAACGACAGGAAGACTGGCAATCG AACCTCGACAACTGGAAGTCCTCGCGACGGAAGCGCGTCGAGCACATCATAGAGCGCTGTGTTGAAGTACGCCGCTTTGAAAACGAGATCCAGCCGCGCGGCAAGTCCAAAACCTTCAACGAAATGCTGGAGGAACG agcCGGACGGAGAAGGAGAAACCCTCTAGCTCTGTATACAGAGGACGATGGGCATGATTTAAGTGACTTGGGCATCGGCACCTCTAGCACCAAGAGCAGTCTCAGTGAGGACTGTGACACACATAGTTTGGCC AGCGATGGCATGGACTTGGATAAAAACCATTCAGATGTGGAAACCATATCCAATTGCGATAACAATCGTAAATTAGGTTCCAGTGCAAACGAATACGATACGTGTACCACCATGACCATTAGTTCTCCCGAACCCGAGGAATATACATACGAGGGCGCTATAGAGGGATACAAGTCAAGAATTATATCACAGACCAACAGTAACATAGTTAAGACGGTGGTCAACAATAATGTAAAGGAAAACACCCCCGAAAAGACAAACGGTGACATTAATCGAATTAGGACATCGGTCAGCAACAAGATCGAAGAAAAAGTTTCATCGTTTCAACACGAACGGGCTAatgatcttaaaaataataatcagaagAAAGATTTACCTAAAGTCGATATACATAAACGAAGAGAACAATTCGAAAGGGAACATTCACAAGAGTTGCAATTGTCAAAACCTAAAGTGCCCGAAATCGCCAATAAAAAGTCGATTAAGGAGAGATTGTCTTGTTTAGAAAAGTTCAATGAAGATATTCAACTTCAGAAGTCAACTAATGACCTTGCTAAACTACCCGGGGAAGTGAAACCCCTGAAAGATAGACTTAATTCACTCGAAAAGGTTAAATCAGCTAATGcggaaacagaaaaaaataagagaTTGTCTAATGGAGACCTCAGTAATTCAAAGTCGCTCAGAGAGCGTTTGACAAGCTTGAAGTCACAGAAATCAGAAGAGGAAGTTAAGGTCACAAAAACAGAAGTCAAAGAGGTTTCAATGAGCATCAAAGAGCGGTTGTCTTGCCTTGATGCTGCCAAGAATAAAGAAATACCAAAAATTGCAATCGAAGCGGAAATTATAAGCGACGATAAGATCCCAGAACAAACTGAACACAgtgaattaaaagataaactgTCCAATAGTTCGCTGAAACTTAATTTGGCTGGAATAGAAAATCAGATGCAAAGCTTCTGCCGCTCCCTCGATAGCTTAGATATAAATGATCAGTCGTCTCCTAATTCTTTCGACAGAGTCCAAAGTTTAGAAGATTTTGACTGCGCTGAAATGCAAAACAACACAGTTCCGAGTGACATTGAAACTGAAGACAGTGGGATCCATACAGCTAGAGACTCGTGTGCACCAGCTGACGATATTGCAGATTTGACTCAAGTAGCTTCTCCAATTGGAGAACCTATGGCTGAAGTATCTGAATACGAGTCGTCCAACGAGTACAACGATACCGTAATGACTTTAGAACCCGCTAAAACTGAGAAACCTATTGGGATGGATTCGGAGCCGTATCAGATGAACGATGAAGTTCAAGGAAACGAGGAGGAAGATAGTGATAGTGGAAGCAATTATCTCCAAGCCGTTTCTCAACCGGAAGAAAGCAGCGCCACGGAAATTACAGAGATACAAATAGATAAAGAAGATGAAGACACTTTAAAGAGTCTGGACAATCAGGACTCCAGT GTTATAGACGCTTTAGAACTAGCATTCCAGGAATTGGATTCTGAGGAAAGCGTCGACGTCGCTATGGACGATACTATAAGCAACACAACAACAGCCAGTGACGCTAAGATCACTGATAACGTCGATGATTTGCTGAACTTCGACGTCAATAAGAAAGTATCAGTGACCCCGTTGTATGAaaacattgatatatttaatcagAACTTGGTCGAGTCCAGCGACTTCCCTCTGGATCTGCCCACCAACGCACTCGAACCTCCTAAAGAGAAGCCTCCGCCGCCGCCCACGGAAGACGGCCCCGACGAACTTCTAGGAAAT GGTAATTTCAAGCACACGAGCTCGGCGCGCCGCATCAAGAAAGAGATTCGAAACAAGCGAACGAGTTTCCTCGGCATCGAGGGTCAAGACGATAGCTATCTAGATGTCGATCTTAAACTATCACCTCGGCCCGACATCACTTCCTTCCTACAAGAGGAGACGAAAATCGAGAAACTTCTATACAAAAAGACTTTATCCCACGATAACGCTAAGTTGAGGGACAGTCGGGACTCGGGCGTGGATGTGGACAGGGGATCGGAGACCTGGTACAGAGGTCACTCCTCACCAGACACCTCCAGCCCGCACAGTCGCCAGAACAGCGAG CCTTACCAAATGACGGTGACATCTGACGAAGAAGAAGCAACGAAAAGTGCTGAACAAGCATTCTCCAAGAATTTAACGACTAAGCTGTCCGGCTTGACTGAAAATGGTGAAActcaagataataaaatagatcaCTTGGATAAGAAAATACAACAACAGCAG GAGGTGCTGCGCTTCGAACGAGAGCTGCTGCAGCTGGAACAGGAGGAGCTGAGGCGGCAGCGCGAGAACCTGCTCAGGGACCAGAACCGAATCATACAGAAGTCCGTCCAGGACATCTCCTCCGCAGTTACTGCTGACAAGAACGTCGTTCACAGGGTTAAAGGCAAAAACCAAAACTATAGACACTCGATGCCGAACTTGCTGCTAGCGGAACAACCGCCCCTGGTCATAGAGAGGACCATCATGGAAGAGAATATCAAGAGGAAGCCGTTCGTGTCGGAGGAACACATACAGAGTCACTTCGGAGTGGAGGAGAGCAGGAAGATACTGTTCGACGACAGGCGACCAGCGGCCGGCCTCGTGAGACCTCCGCAACCAGTGCTGCCTCCCAAACCCAGGAGCAGGGACTCCATCGAGAGGGAGATCACCATGAG GAGTAGTCGCGTCCCGTCGGCCGTGGAGTGTGTGCAGGTCCCCGTCCAGCGTGGACCGCGGGCCCCGGACAGGCACACTCATGGACGGAACTACCACCCCATGTCGCGACACACGCTGCAG GTCCTGAGCGCGGCGCCCACTCCCAAGCTGATCTCCAACTCTGAGTGGATGCAAGCGAGACCTCAGCCCAGGCAGAAGCAGAACAACTATAACTACAACCAACACTGGCTGATACAG GAAGCGGAGCAACGTCGCATACAGGAGCAGCGTGCCGTACAACGTGTGCCGAACGTGCGGGACGGACGTGACGTCACCAACCTGATGGGGCGGGACGGACGAGCGAACGGTGTTCGCGCCTCACACGCATCTCACATCACACATTACGCTAACTC CCAAGTGATTCCTCAAGGCCGCAGCCTCGAGCTCGGCGAGCGACGACCGGAGCATAGAGAGGATAAGATGCTGAGCGTGAGCGGCCGCAGGAAGTGCTCGCACTGCGGGGACGAGCTGG GTCGCGGCGCCGCCATGATCATAGAGTCGCTGTCCCTGTGTTACCACGTGTGGTGTTTCTCGTGCGCGGCGTGCGGGGCGCCGCTGGGCGACGGGCGCGCGGGCGCCGACGTGCGCGTCCGGGGGCGGAGTCTCCACTGCCACCAGTGCTACAGCTCCGACGACGGAGACAAGTACTCCTGCGTGTGA
- the LOC116773834 gene encoding myosin-2 heavy chain isoform X1 — MPSDSTWSPPASSERRLSNSSDGSGSGSGYSKATSDSADFLATRPHTASVLPGKPAANPLQFVKVGPADLGTKAREQLRRAELAKKTEPARIERQEDWQSNLDNWKSSRRKRVEHIIERCVEVRRFENEIQPRGKSKTFNEMLEERAGRRRRNPLALYTEDDGHDLSDLGIGTSSTKSSLSEDCDTHSLASDGMDLDKNHSDVETISNCDNNRKLGSSANEYDTCTTMTISSPEPEEYTYEGAIEGYKSRIISQTNSNIVKTVVNNNVKENTPEKTNGDINRIRTSVSNKIEEKVSSFQHERANDLKNNNQKKDLPKVDIHKRREQFEREHSQELQLSKPKVPEIANKKSIKERLSCLEKFNEDIQLQKSTNDLAKLPGEVKPLKDRLNSLEKVKSANAETEKNKRLSNGDLSNSKSLRERLTSLKSQKSEEEVKVTKTEVKEVSMSIKERLSCLDAAKNKEIPKIAIEAEIISDDKIPEQTEHSELKDKLSNSSLKLNLAGIENQMQSFCRSLDSLDINDQSSPNSFDRVQSLEDFDCAEMQNNTVPSDIETEDSGIHTARDSCAPADDIADLTQVASPIGEPMAEVSEYESSNEYNDTVMTLEPAKTEKPIGMDSEPYQMNDEVQGNEEEDSDSGSNYLQAVSQPEESSATEITEIQIDKEDEDTLKSLDNQDSSVIDALELAFQELDSEESVDVAMDDTISNTTTASDAKITDNVDDLLNFDVNKKVSVTPLYENIDIFNQNLVESSDFPLDLPTNALEPPKEKPPPPPTEDGPDELLGNGNFKHTSSARRIKKEIRNKRTSFLGIEGQDDSYLDVDLKLSPRPDITSFLQEETKIEKLLYKKTLSHDNAKLRDSRDSGVDVDRGSETWYRGHSSPDTSSPHSRQNSEPYQMTVTSDEEEATKSAEQAFSKNLTTKLSGLTENGETQDNKIDHLDKKIQQQQKRTNEDCPDGIYDDVHTKEVLRFERELLQLEQEELRRQRENLLRDQNRIIQKSVQDISSAVTADKNVVHRVKGKNQNYRHSMPNLLLAEQPPLVIERTIMEENIKRKPFVSEEHIQSHFGVEESRKILFDDRRPAAGLVRPPQPVLPPKPRSRDSIEREITMRSSRVPSAVECVQVPVQRGPRAPDRHTHGRNYHPMSRHTLQVLSAAPTPKLISNSEWMQARPQPRQKQNNYNYNQHWLIQEAEQRRIQEQRAVQRVPNVRDGRDVTNLMGRDGRANGVRASHASHITHYANSQVIPQGRSLELGERRPEHREDKMLSVSGRRKCSHCGDELGRGAAMIIESLSLCYHVWCFSCAACGAPLGDGRAGADVRVRGRSLHCHQCYSSDDGDKYSCV; from the exons ACATCAGACAGTGCCGACTTCCTTGCCACTCGTCCTCACACAGCGTCTGTGCTGCCCGGGAAACCAGCGGCCAATCCTCTGCAGTTCGTCAAAGTAGGTCCAGCAGACCTAGGCACTAAGGCCAGGGAACAACTACGGCGCGCTGAACTAGCCAAGAAGACAGAACCAGCTAGGATCGAACGACAGGAAGACTGGCAATCG AACCTCGACAACTGGAAGTCCTCGCGACGGAAGCGCGTCGAGCACATCATAGAGCGCTGTGTTGAAGTACGCCGCTTTGAAAACGAGATCCAGCCGCGCGGCAAGTCCAAAACCTTCAACGAAATGCTGGAGGAACG agcCGGACGGAGAAGGAGAAACCCTCTAGCTCTGTATACAGAGGACGATGGGCATGATTTAAGTGACTTGGGCATCGGCACCTCTAGCACCAAGAGCAGTCTCAGTGAGGACTGTGACACACATAGTTTGGCC AGCGATGGCATGGACTTGGATAAAAACCATTCAGATGTGGAAACCATATCCAATTGCGATAACAATCGTAAATTAGGTTCCAGTGCAAACGAATACGATACGTGTACCACCATGACCATTAGTTCTCCCGAACCCGAGGAATATACATACGAGGGCGCTATAGAGGGATACAAGTCAAGAATTATATCACAGACCAACAGTAACATAGTTAAGACGGTGGTCAACAATAATGTAAAGGAAAACACCCCCGAAAAGACAAACGGTGACATTAATCGAATTAGGACATCGGTCAGCAACAAGATCGAAGAAAAAGTTTCATCGTTTCAACACGAACGGGCTAatgatcttaaaaataataatcagaagAAAGATTTACCTAAAGTCGATATACATAAACGAAGAGAACAATTCGAAAGGGAACATTCACAAGAGTTGCAATTGTCAAAACCTAAAGTGCCCGAAATCGCCAATAAAAAGTCGATTAAGGAGAGATTGTCTTGTTTAGAAAAGTTCAATGAAGATATTCAACTTCAGAAGTCAACTAATGACCTTGCTAAACTACCCGGGGAAGTGAAACCCCTGAAAGATAGACTTAATTCACTCGAAAAGGTTAAATCAGCTAATGcggaaacagaaaaaaataagagaTTGTCTAATGGAGACCTCAGTAATTCAAAGTCGCTCAGAGAGCGTTTGACAAGCTTGAAGTCACAGAAATCAGAAGAGGAAGTTAAGGTCACAAAAACAGAAGTCAAAGAGGTTTCAATGAGCATCAAAGAGCGGTTGTCTTGCCTTGATGCTGCCAAGAATAAAGAAATACCAAAAATTGCAATCGAAGCGGAAATTATAAGCGACGATAAGATCCCAGAACAAACTGAACACAgtgaattaaaagataaactgTCCAATAGTTCGCTGAAACTTAATTTGGCTGGAATAGAAAATCAGATGCAAAGCTTCTGCCGCTCCCTCGATAGCTTAGATATAAATGATCAGTCGTCTCCTAATTCTTTCGACAGAGTCCAAAGTTTAGAAGATTTTGACTGCGCTGAAATGCAAAACAACACAGTTCCGAGTGACATTGAAACTGAAGACAGTGGGATCCATACAGCTAGAGACTCGTGTGCACCAGCTGACGATATTGCAGATTTGACTCAAGTAGCTTCTCCAATTGGAGAACCTATGGCTGAAGTATCTGAATACGAGTCGTCCAACGAGTACAACGATACCGTAATGACTTTAGAACCCGCTAAAACTGAGAAACCTATTGGGATGGATTCGGAGCCGTATCAGATGAACGATGAAGTTCAAGGAAACGAGGAGGAAGATAGTGATAGTGGAAGCAATTATCTCCAAGCCGTTTCTCAACCGGAAGAAAGCAGCGCCACGGAAATTACAGAGATACAAATAGATAAAGAAGATGAAGACACTTTAAAGAGTCTGGACAATCAGGACTCCAGT GTTATAGACGCTTTAGAACTAGCATTCCAGGAATTGGATTCTGAGGAAAGCGTCGACGTCGCTATGGACGATACTATAAGCAACACAACAACAGCCAGTGACGCTAAGATCACTGATAACGTCGATGATTTGCTGAACTTCGACGTCAATAAGAAAGTATCAGTGACCCCGTTGTATGAaaacattgatatatttaatcagAACTTGGTCGAGTCCAGCGACTTCCCTCTGGATCTGCCCACCAACGCACTCGAACCTCCTAAAGAGAAGCCTCCGCCGCCGCCCACGGAAGACGGCCCCGACGAACTTCTAGGAAAT GGTAATTTCAAGCACACGAGCTCGGCGCGCCGCATCAAGAAAGAGATTCGAAACAAGCGAACGAGTTTCCTCGGCATCGAGGGTCAAGACGATAGCTATCTAGATGTCGATCTTAAACTATCACCTCGGCCCGACATCACTTCCTTCCTACAAGAGGAGACGAAAATCGAGAAACTTCTATACAAAAAGACTTTATCCCACGATAACGCTAAGTTGAGGGACAGTCGGGACTCGGGCGTGGATGTGGACAGGGGATCGGAGACCTGGTACAGAGGTCACTCCTCACCAGACACCTCCAGCCCGCACAGTCGCCAGAACAGCGAG CCTTACCAAATGACGGTGACATCTGACGAAGAAGAAGCAACGAAAAGTGCTGAACAAGCATTCTCCAAGAATTTAACGACTAAGCTGTCCGGCTTGACTGAAAATGGTGAAActcaagataataaaatagatcaCTTGGATAAGAAAATACAACAACAGCAG AAGCGCACTAACGAAGATTGTCCGGACGGGATCTATGACGATGTTCACACGAAG GAGGTGCTGCGCTTCGAACGAGAGCTGCTGCAGCTGGAACAGGAGGAGCTGAGGCGGCAGCGCGAGAACCTGCTCAGGGACCAGAACCGAATCATACAGAAGTCCGTCCAGGACATCTCCTCCGCAGTTACTGCTGACAAGAACGTCGTTCACAGGGTTAAAGGCAAAAACCAAAACTATAGACACTCGATGCCGAACTTGCTGCTAGCGGAACAACCGCCCCTGGTCATAGAGAGGACCATCATGGAAGAGAATATCAAGAGGAAGCCGTTCGTGTCGGAGGAACACATACAGAGTCACTTCGGAGTGGAGGAGAGCAGGAAGATACTGTTCGACGACAGGCGACCAGCGGCCGGCCTCGTGAGACCTCCGCAACCAGTGCTGCCTCCCAAACCCAGGAGCAGGGACTCCATCGAGAGGGAGATCACCATGAG GAGTAGTCGCGTCCCGTCGGCCGTGGAGTGTGTGCAGGTCCCCGTCCAGCGTGGACCGCGGGCCCCGGACAGGCACACTCATGGACGGAACTACCACCCCATGTCGCGACACACGCTGCAG GTCCTGAGCGCGGCGCCCACTCCCAAGCTGATCTCCAACTCTGAGTGGATGCAAGCGAGACCTCAGCCCAGGCAGAAGCAGAACAACTATAACTACAACCAACACTGGCTGATACAG GAAGCGGAGCAACGTCGCATACAGGAGCAGCGTGCCGTACAACGTGTGCCGAACGTGCGGGACGGACGTGACGTCACCAACCTGATGGGGCGGGACGGACGAGCGAACGGTGTTCGCGCCTCACACGCATCTCACATCACACATTACGCTAACTC CCAAGTGATTCCTCAAGGCCGCAGCCTCGAGCTCGGCGAGCGACGACCGGAGCATAGAGAGGATAAGATGCTGAGCGTGAGCGGCCGCAGGAAGTGCTCGCACTGCGGGGACGAGCTGG GTCGCGGCGCCGCCATGATCATAGAGTCGCTGTCCCTGTGTTACCACGTGTGGTGTTTCTCGTGCGCGGCGTGCGGGGCGCCGCTGGGCGACGGGCGCGCGGGCGCCGACGTGCGCGTCCGGGGGCGGAGTCTCCACTGCCACCAGTGCTACAGCTCCGACGACGGAGACAAGTACTCCTGCGTGTGA